One segment of Cryptococcus neoformans var. grubii H99 chromosome 2, complete sequence DNA contains the following:
- a CDS encoding 2-oxoglutarate dehydrogenase E2 component (dihydrolipoamide succinyltransferase) — translation MIRTSSRAIASSSTAALRRSSLRSISLARNVSKAQISRTALQPRANIVFRSSFHSSSLLLAETVKVPQMAESITEGTLKQWGKQVGDFVKQDEEIATIETDKIDVSVNAPVSGTITELLAEEESTVTVGQDLLKIEPGEGGAESSESKPQARSEPKNAEEGNKDEAAPAAGKEKGAGEETLAKHEEKAPKLDKAEAEKPAPKKEEKPAPKQEPQPEKAVVGSRNETRVKMSRMRQTIAQRLKASQNAAASLTTFNEIDMSSLMEFRKLYKDGVLKNEGVKLGFMSAFAKAACLALKEIPAANASIEGDSIVYRDYVDLSVAVATPKGLVTPIVRNAESMGLVEIEKAIADLGKKARDNKLSIEDMSGGTFTISNGGVFGSLYGTPIINLPQAAVLGMHTIKEKPVVVNGQIVIRPIMVVALTYDHRLLDGREAVTFLVRIKEYIEDSRRMLLPSPI, via the exons ATGATCAGAACATCCTCCCGTGCCAtcgcttcctcttccactgcCGCTCTTAGACGATCAAGTCTTAGGTCCATATCTCTTGCCAGGAACGTCTCCAAAGCTCAGAT TTCTCGCACTGCTCTTCAACCTCGGGCCAACATTGTTTTCCGTTCCAGCTtccactcttcatctctcctcctcg CGGAGACCGTCAAGGTTCCACAGATG GCTGAGTCCATTACGGAAGGCACTCTGAAACAATGGGGCAAGCAAGTCGGTGATTTTGTCAAACAAGACGAGGAGATCGCTACCATCGAGACCGACAAG ATTGATGTCTCAGTCAACGCTCCTGTTTCCGGTACTATCACTGAACTCCTTGCCGAGGAGGAATCCACTGTCACTGTCGGCCAAGACCTTCTGAAGATTGAACCGGGAGAGGGTGGTGCTGAGTCTTCAGAGTCCAAGCCTCAAGCCAGGTCTGAGCCTAAGAatgctgaagaaggcaaCAAGGACGAAGCGGCCCCTGCCGCtggcaaggagaagggagccGGTGAGGAGACACTCGCCAAGCACGAGGAAAAGGCACCCAAGTTGGACAAGGCTGAGGCTGAAAAACCCGCTCccaagaaagaggagaagccCGCCCCTAAACAGGAGCCTCAACCTGAGAAGGCTGTTGTTGGAAGCAGGAATGAAACCAGA GTCAAGATGTCCCGAATGCGACAAACTATTGCCCAACGTCTCAAAGCGTCCCAAAATGCGGCTGCTTCCCTTACTACCTTCAACGAAATCGACATGTCTTCCCTTATGGAATTCCGAAAACTTTACAAGGATGGCGTCCTGAAGAACGAGGGTGTTAAGCTTGGTTTCATGTCTGCTTTTGCCAAGGCCGCTTGTCTTGCTCTCAAGGAAATTCCGGCCGCCAATGCTAGCATTGAGGGCGACTCCATCGTTTACAGGGACTACGTTGACTTGTCTGTCGCTGTCGCTACTCCCAAGGGTCTGGTGACTCCTATTGTCAGGAATGCGGAGAGCATGGGTCTCGTCGAGATTGAAAAGGCGATTGCTGATTTGGGTAAGAAG GCTCGAGACAACAAGCTCAGCATCGAGGACATGTCCGGCGGTACCTTCACGATCTCCAACGGTGGTGTCTTCGGTTCTCTTTACGGTACCCCTAT CATCAATTTGCCTCAAGCTGCCGTGCTTGGTATGCATACTATCAAGGAGAAACCTGTGGTGGTGAACGGTCAAATTGTTATCCGACCTATTATGGTTGTTGCCCTTACGTATGACCACCGATTACTCGACGGCCGGGAAGCCGTCACTTTCCTCG TTCGTATCAAGGAATATATTGAGGACTCCAGGAGGATGTTGCTTCCCTCTCCTATCTAA